From Granulicella sp. WH15, the proteins below share one genomic window:
- a CDS encoding sigma-70 family RNA polymerase sigma factor: protein MEVTVSEPNIDCSNSIPDTGYEILMAAAKAGDKRAFVELCDRCSPMIYRAIYRIVKSPPDAEDALQDCFFRAYRALNSFDERATFSSWITRIGINSALTVLRRRRRNPEVSIYIGGGDTDTWIMFDPADKTMGPYEFYIHNERATSLHKAISRLPAHLRSVIELQQTGGSARDVSLALNISVAAVKSRLVRARAELRRLLKTQFAER from the coding sequence GTGGAAGTTACCGTCAGCGAGCCCAATATCGACTGCAGCAACTCGATCCCGGACACGGGATACGAAATCCTCATGGCTGCGGCGAAGGCGGGAGATAAGCGCGCGTTCGTTGAACTCTGTGATCGCTGTTCTCCTATGATTTACCGTGCAATTTATCGCATAGTGAAAAGCCCGCCAGACGCAGAGGATGCACTCCAGGATTGCTTTTTCCGGGCATACAGGGCACTGAACAGCTTCGATGAGCGAGCCACTTTCTCGAGCTGGATCACCCGTATCGGGATCAACTCCGCACTTACAGTACTCAGACGGCGCCGTAGAAATCCCGAAGTGTCGATCTACATAGGAGGAGGCGACACGGATACGTGGATCATGTTCGATCCTGCCGACAAGACGATGGGACCATATGAGTTCTATATTCATAACGAACGGGCCACCAGCTTGCACAAGGCGATCAGCCGCCTACCCGCGCATCTCCGCTCCGTCATTGAACTTCAACAGACGGGCGGATCAGCCCGTGACGTTTCTCTAGCCCTCAACATCTCGGTGGCAGCTGTGAAATCCCGGTTGGTGCGAGCTCGTGCAGAGCTTCGAAGACTGCTGAAAACACAATTTGCCGAGCGGTGA
- a CDS encoding carboxymuconolactone decarboxylase family protein: protein MTEKQQDGLRIFSELRGAERAAEMEARMESDSFGAALIQHATDYVFSSVWGREGLDRKQRSLVTIGILIGLRQTDELRNHVEIGVTNGLSAREIEEAILQSAAYAGFPAAWSALRAATEVLQRLGLVVVSEAASTKGEKETNV from the coding sequence ATGACGGAAAAACAGCAAGATGGATTGCGGATATTCTCGGAGCTTCGTGGAGCCGAGCGGGCGGCTGAGATGGAAGCACGCATGGAGAGCGATAGCTTTGGCGCTGCCTTGATCCAACATGCCACGGATTACGTATTTAGCAGCGTATGGGGCCGCGAAGGGCTTGACCGGAAGCAGCGCAGCCTCGTAACCATCGGTATCCTCATCGGCCTCCGTCAAACCGACGAGCTAAGGAACCATGTCGAAATTGGTGTCACCAATGGCCTGAGCGCTCGTGAGATTGAAGAAGCAATTCTCCAGTCCGCAGCCTATGCCGGCTTTCCGGCGGCCTGGAGCGCTCTACGTGCAGCAACGGAAGTGTTGCAGAGGCTTGGGCTTGTCGTTGTCAGCGAAGCCGCCTCAACCAAAGGCGAGAAAGAAACGAATGTCTAG